One window of the Pantoea cypripedii genome contains the following:
- the malM gene encoding maltose operon protein MalM encodes MKMTKTFTALCLSAALLVGTTLPAQADITLVPQDLSSAPTFAAGSLQQLSWTPLDASRKHVTRLTDTGPQLTATGVTGAVAAYSLPASIGELTVTLSSEVKNNQVFAPNVLVLDENLRPAAWFPSQFFTYQEPGVMTPDRLEGVMKLTPVPGQQKIYLLVFTTEKDLTQTTTLLDPAKAYAKGTSNAIPDIPDPIARHSREGELKVQVKTNSGSSILVGPLFGSSGPAPVTIGSTQPVAPAPAPAVAAPQAAVKHEPIMDDTESYFNQRIQQAVKQGNIDKALKLLDEAERLGSTTARPTFISSVKGKG; translated from the coding sequence ATGAAAATGACAAAAACATTCACCGCGCTGTGCCTGAGCGCTGCGCTGCTGGTGGGGACCACCTTGCCAGCACAGGCTGACATTACCCTGGTGCCGCAGGATCTCTCGTCGGCGCCCACCTTCGCGGCAGGCAGCCTGCAACAACTGAGCTGGACGCCGCTGGATGCTTCTCGCAAACACGTCACCCGCCTGACTGACACTGGCCCGCAGTTAACCGCCACCGGCGTGACCGGTGCGGTAGCGGCCTATAGCCTGCCTGCCAGTATCGGTGAGCTGACGGTGACGTTAAGCAGTGAAGTGAAGAATAACCAGGTGTTTGCGCCTAACGTTTTGGTACTGGATGAAAACCTGCGTCCCGCGGCCTGGTTTCCGAGCCAGTTTTTTACTTATCAGGAGCCTGGTGTGATGACCCCCGATCGACTGGAAGGGGTAATGAAACTGACGCCAGTGCCAGGACAGCAAAAGATCTATTTGCTGGTGTTCACCACCGAAAAAGATCTGACGCAAACCACCACGCTGCTGGATCCGGCCAAAGCCTATGCCAAAGGCACCAGCAACGCTATTCCTGACATTCCGGATCCTATTGCGCGCCATAGCCGCGAAGGTGAGCTGAAAGTGCAAGTGAAAACCAATTCTGGATCGTCGATTCTGGTCGGGCCGTTGTTTGGATCCTCCGGCCCGGCTCCGGTAACGATTGGCAGCACTCAACCCGTAGCACCGGCTCCAGCGCCAGCCGTTGCGGCACCACAAGCCGCGGTAAAACATGAGCCGATCATGGATGATACCGAGAGTTACTTTAACCAGCGCATCCAGCAGGCAGTGAAACAGGGCAATATCGATAAGGCACTTAAGCTGCTTGATGAGGCCGAACGTTTGGGATCCACCACCGCACGGCCCACTTTTATCAGCAGTGTTAAAGGCAAGGGGTGA
- a CDS encoding SDR family NAD(P)-dependent oxidoreductase, which produces MQLQNKRCVITGAASGIGAAIAELFAREGARLVLTDRDSDKLALMVARCQQRGADCHGVVADVGEIAGATAGVDDCIARYDGIDVLVNNAGMLTQARCTAITLAMWEEMMAVDLRSVFLATQRALPAMLAQRWGRVINIASQLGIKGGAELCHYAAAKAGVIGFTKSLALEVSADNVLVNAIAPGPIETPLIDGINQAWKQAKAAELPLGRFGRAEEVAPVALLLASEPGGNLFVGQTLGPNSGDVMP; this is translated from the coding sequence ATGCAACTGCAAAATAAACGTTGTGTGATCACCGGGGCTGCCAGTGGTATTGGCGCAGCCATTGCTGAGTTGTTTGCGCGCGAAGGTGCGCGGCTGGTGCTGACCGATCGCGACAGCGACAAACTTGCGCTGATGGTGGCGCGCTGCCAGCAACGCGGTGCCGATTGTCATGGTGTGGTGGCGGATGTCGGCGAAATCGCCGGTGCCACCGCGGGCGTGGACGATTGTATTGCCCGCTATGACGGTATTGATGTGCTGGTGAATAACGCCGGTATGCTGACCCAGGCACGTTGCACGGCGATCACGCTGGCAATGTGGGAAGAGATGATGGCTGTCGATCTGCGCAGCGTATTTTTAGCCACGCAGCGCGCGCTACCAGCGATGCTGGCCCAGCGCTGGGGACGGGTGATCAATATCGCTTCGCAGCTGGGCATTAAAGGCGGTGCTGAATTGTGTCATTACGCCGCGGCTAAAGCGGGTGTGATCGGTTTTACCAAATCTCTGGCGCTGGAGGTTTCCGCCGATAACGTGCTGGTCAACGCCATCGCGCCTGGCCCGATTGAAACGCCATTAATTGATGGCATCAATCAGGCGTGGAAACAGGCGAAAGCGGCAGAGCTGCCGCTGGGACGTTTTGGCCGGGCGGAAGAGGTAGCGCCGGTGGCGTTACTGCTGGCAAGTGAGCCGGGCGGCAATTTGTTTGTCGGCCAGACGCTGGGACCGAATTCCGGCGATGTGATGCCGTAA
- the malE gene encoding maltose/maltodextrin ABC transporter substrate-binding protein MalE — protein MTMNTGARILALSALTAVLFSASAMAKIEEGKLVIWINGDKGYNGLAEVGKKFEQETGIKVTVEHPDKMEEKYPQVAATGDGPDIIFWAHDRFGGYAESGLLAEINPDKNFQEKIFPFTWDAVRFNGKLIGYPISVEALSLIYNKDLLPEPPKTWEEIAALDQKMRKQGKSAIMFNLQEPYFTWPLLAAGGAYAFKYADGHYNVKDVGVDNAGAKAGMQFLVDQVKAKTLNADTDYSIAEAAFNKGQTAMTINGPWAWSNIDKSGIKYGITLLPTLKGKPSKAFVGVLSAGINAASPNKELAKEFLENYLLTDAGLDAVNKDKPLGAVALKSFQQQLEKDPRIAATMSNAQNGDIMPNIPQMAAFWYAMRTATLNALSGRQTVDAALKDAKARLTK, from the coding sequence ATGACGATGAATACCGGTGCACGAATTCTGGCCTTATCCGCCCTTACCGCCGTGCTTTTTTCGGCCTCGGCGATGGCAAAGATCGAAGAAGGAAAACTGGTCATCTGGATCAACGGCGATAAAGGCTATAACGGCCTGGCTGAAGTCGGCAAAAAGTTTGAACAGGAAACCGGTATTAAGGTGACCGTCGAACATCCCGACAAGATGGAAGAAAAATATCCGCAGGTGGCGGCAACCGGTGATGGCCCGGACATCATATTCTGGGCGCACGATCGCTTTGGCGGTTATGCCGAATCAGGGCTGCTGGCGGAGATTAACCCGGACAAGAATTTCCAGGAGAAAATCTTCCCGTTTACCTGGGACGCGGTGCGCTTTAACGGCAAGCTGATTGGTTATCCGATCTCGGTTGAAGCCCTGTCGCTGATTTATAACAAAGACCTGCTGCCAGAACCGCCGAAAACCTGGGAAGAGATCGCCGCGCTCGACCAGAAAATGCGTAAGCAGGGTAAAAGCGCCATCATGTTCAACTTGCAGGAACCCTACTTCACCTGGCCGCTGCTGGCCGCAGGGGGTGCCTATGCCTTTAAATACGCCGATGGTCACTACAACGTGAAAGACGTGGGCGTGGATAATGCCGGAGCCAAAGCCGGGATGCAGTTCCTCGTGGATCAGGTCAAAGCCAAAACCCTGAATGCCGATACCGATTACTCCATCGCTGAAGCCGCGTTCAATAAAGGCCAGACAGCGATGACCATTAACGGTCCCTGGGCGTGGAGCAATATCGATAAAAGCGGTATCAAGTATGGCATCACGTTACTGCCAACCCTGAAGGGTAAACCGTCGAAAGCCTTTGTGGGTGTACTGAGCGCCGGTATTAACGCCGCCAGCCCGAATAAAGAACTGGCGAAGGAGTTTCTGGAAAACTACCTGCTGACCGACGCCGGTCTGGATGCGGTGAATAAAGACAAACCGCTCGGTGCCGTCGCCCTCAAATCATTCCAGCAGCAACTGGAGAAAGACCCGCGTATTGCCGCCACCATGAGCAACGCGCAGAACGGCGACATTATGCCTAACATCCCGCAAATGGCGGCCTTCTGGTATGCCATGCGTACCGCAACCCTCAACGCCCTGAGCGGCCGCCAGACCGTGGACGCCGCGTTAAAAGACGCCAAAGCCCGTCTGACCAAGTAA
- the malK gene encoding maltose/maltodextrin ABC transporter ATP-binding protein MalK, translating into MASVTLRNVTKAWGDTEVSKDINLEIAEGEFVVFVGPSGCGKSTLLRMIAGLETITRGELCIGDQRMNEVPPAERGVGMVFQSYALYPHLSVAENMSFGLKLAGVKKAEIAQRVNQVAEVLQLAHLLDRRPKALSGGQRQRVAIGRTLVAEPRVFLLDEPLSNLDAALRVQMRIEISRLHKRLKRTMIYVTHDQIEAMTLADKIVVLDAGRVAQVGKPLELYHYPANRFVAGFIGSPKMNFLPVKVTATAIEQVQVRLPNDQLVWLPVDSAGVQVGSNMSLGIRPEHLISSEIADVTLEGEVQVVEQLGFETQIHIQIPAIRQNLVYRQEDVVLVEEGALMGIGLPPERCHLFREDGSACRRLHQEPGV; encoded by the coding sequence ATGGCGAGCGTCACGTTACGCAATGTCACCAAAGCCTGGGGTGATACCGAGGTGTCGAAAGATATCAACCTGGAGATCGCTGAAGGGGAGTTTGTGGTGTTTGTTGGCCCGTCAGGCTGTGGGAAATCCACGTTGCTGCGCATGATTGCCGGGCTGGAAACCATCACCCGTGGCGAATTGTGTATTGGCGATCAACGGATGAATGAAGTGCCTCCCGCTGAACGCGGCGTTGGCATGGTATTCCAGTCCTATGCGCTCTATCCCCATCTCTCCGTGGCGGAGAATATGTCTTTTGGCCTGAAACTGGCCGGGGTGAAAAAAGCAGAAATCGCGCAACGGGTGAACCAGGTCGCCGAGGTGTTGCAACTGGCGCACCTGCTGGATCGCCGTCCGAAAGCGCTTTCCGGCGGTCAGCGGCAGCGCGTGGCGATTGGCCGCACGCTGGTGGCGGAACCACGGGTGTTTTTACTGGATGAACCGCTCTCTAACCTGGATGCGGCGTTACGTGTGCAGATGCGCATTGAGATTTCCCGTCTGCATAAACGCCTGAAACGCACCATGATTTACGTCACGCACGATCAAATCGAAGCGATGACGCTGGCCGATAAGATCGTGGTGCTGGATGCCGGGCGCGTGGCGCAGGTCGGCAAACCGCTCGAACTTTACCACTATCCCGCCAACCGTTTTGTTGCCGGTTTTATTGGCTCCCCGAAGATGAATTTCCTGCCCGTCAAAGTGACTGCCACCGCCATTGAGCAGGTGCAGGTGCGTCTGCCCAACGATCAACTGGTGTGGCTGCCCGTGGACAGCGCAGGCGTGCAGGTGGGCAGCAACATGTCGTTAGGCATCCGTCCCGAACATCTGATTTCCAGTGAGATCGCCGATGTCACCCTCGAAGGAGAGGTGCAGGTGGTCGAGCAGCTGGGTTTTGAAACGCAAATTCACATCCAAATTCCCGCCATTCGTCAGAACCTGGTTTACCGCCAGGAAGACGTCGTGCTGGTAGAAGAGGGCGCCCTGATGGGCATTGGTCTGCCGCCTGAGCGTTGTCACCTGTTCCGTGAGGACGGGAGCGCTTGTCGCAGGTTGCATCAGGAGCCTGGTGTTTAG
- the malG gene encoding maltose ABC transporter permease MalG encodes MAMVQPKSQKLRLLLTHLLLLTFIAAIVFPLMMVLAISLRAGNFATGSLIPDQVSWEHWRLALGFSITHADGSVTPPPFPVLLWLWNSIKIAAISALGIVTLSTTCAYAFARMRFAGRASLLKAMLIFQMFPAVLSLVALYALFDRLGQYLPFIGLNTHGGVIFAYLGGIALHVWTIKGYFETIDGSLEEAAALDGATPWQAFRLVLLPLSVPILAVVFILAFIAAVTEVPVASLLLRDVNSYTLAVGMQQYLNPQNYLWGDFAAAAVLSAIPITLVFLLAQRWLVSGLTAGGVKG; translated from the coding sequence ATGGCTATGGTGCAACCTAAATCGCAGAAGCTGCGCCTGTTGCTGACGCATCTGCTGCTGCTGACCTTTATCGCGGCGATAGTATTCCCGCTGATGATGGTGCTGGCAATCTCGCTGCGTGCCGGTAACTTCGCTACCGGCAGCCTGATCCCGGATCAGGTGTCGTGGGAACACTGGCGGCTGGCACTCGGTTTTAGCATTACCCATGCTGATGGCAGCGTGACGCCACCGCCCTTTCCGGTGCTGTTGTGGCTGTGGAACTCGATAAAAATTGCGGCAATCAGCGCACTCGGCATCGTGACGCTCTCCACCACCTGCGCTTATGCATTTGCGCGCATGCGTTTTGCCGGACGCGCCAGCCTGCTGAAGGCGATGCTGATTTTCCAGATGTTCCCGGCGGTGCTGTCGCTGGTCGCGCTGTACGCGTTGTTTGATCGGCTGGGTCAGTATCTGCCGTTTATTGGTTTGAATACCCACGGCGGCGTGATCTTTGCTTATCTCGGCGGCATTGCGCTGCACGTCTGGACCATCAAAGGCTATTTCGAAACCATCGACGGCTCGCTGGAGGAAGCGGCAGCGCTGGACGGCGCGACACCGTGGCAGGCTTTCCGGCTGGTGTTATTACCGCTGTCCGTGCCGATTCTGGCGGTGGTTTTTATCCTCGCCTTTATCGCGGCCGTTACCGAGGTGCCGGTTGCCTCGCTGCTGCTGCGCGATGTTAATAGCTACACGCTGGCGGTCGGCATGCAGCAATACCTCAACCCGCAGAACTACCTGTGGGGTGACTTTGCCGCAGCGGCGGTGCTCTCTGCCATCCCCATTACGCTGGTGTTCCTGCTGGCCCAGCGCTGGCTGGTCAGCGGTCTCACGGCGGGAGGCGTCAAAGGATAA
- the malF gene encoding maltose ABC transporter permease MalF: protein MSGKPQSRWQSAVLKGLLVGICCLLVGYLLVLMYAQGEYLFALVTLIISAVGIWIYANRRAYAWRYVYPGIAGMGLLVLFPLACTVAIAFTNYSSTNQLTLERAQQVLLSRQYQDGAGLNFSLFAAGERWQLVLTEGESGQTFVSAPFSFGGEQSLKLTSAPAPGGERATLRVITTHRLALSQIHAELPDGRQLVMSSLRQFSGTRPLYQLSSDGTLKNQQSGVLYRANGASGFYQTRNIDGSWGSEKLSPGFTVNTGWKNFIRVFTDAGIQKPFLAIFGWTLIFSLLTVVLTVAVGMVLACLVQWEALKGKAVYRVLLILPYAVPAFISILIFKGLFNQSFGEINVMLKALFGLQPAWFSDPLLARSMLVIVNTWLGYPYMMILCMGLLKAIPDDLYEASAMDGAGPLQNFFLITLPLLLKPLMPLMIASFAFNFNNFVLVQLLTNGGPDRIGTTTPAGYTDLLVNYTWRIAFEGGGGQDFGLAAAIATLIFLLVGALAVINLKAVRMKFD from the coding sequence ATGTCAGGAAAACCGCAATCGAGATGGCAAAGTGCAGTGCTGAAGGGCCTTCTCGTCGGGATCTGCTGTCTGCTGGTCGGCTACCTTCTGGTGCTGATGTATGCCCAGGGTGAGTACCTGTTTGCGCTGGTCACGTTGATTATCAGCGCGGTCGGCATCTGGATTTATGCCAATCGCCGCGCCTATGCCTGGCGCTATGTCTACCCCGGCATTGCCGGGATGGGATTGTTAGTGTTGTTCCCGCTGGCCTGTACCGTCGCTATTGCCTTCACCAACTACAGCAGCACCAACCAGCTGACGCTGGAACGGGCGCAGCAGGTGTTGCTCAGCCGACAATATCAGGATGGTGCGGGGTTAAATTTCTCGCTGTTCGCGGCGGGTGAACGCTGGCAGTTGGTGTTAACCGAGGGAGAGAGCGGGCAGACTTTTGTCTCAGCGCCCTTCTCCTTTGGTGGTGAGCAGTCGCTTAAATTGACCAGCGCCCCTGCGCCTGGCGGTGAACGCGCGACGCTCAGGGTCATCACCACCCATCGCCTGGCGTTGAGCCAGATTCATGCCGAACTGCCTGATGGTCGTCAGCTGGTGATGAGTTCTTTACGCCAGTTTTCCGGCACCCGCCCGCTTTACCAGCTGAGTAGCGATGGGACGCTGAAAAATCAGCAAAGTGGCGTGCTTTATCGGGCAAACGGTGCCAGTGGCTTTTATCAGACCCGCAATATCGATGGCAGCTGGGGCAGTGAAAAACTCAGTCCTGGCTTTACGGTGAATACCGGCTGGAAAAACTTTATCCGTGTCTTTACTGACGCTGGGATTCAGAAGCCGTTTCTGGCGATCTTCGGCTGGACGCTGATCTTTTCGCTGCTGACGGTAGTCCTGACGGTGGCGGTTGGCATGGTGCTAGCCTGCCTGGTGCAGTGGGAGGCATTGAAAGGCAAAGCTGTCTATCGCGTGCTGTTGATCCTGCCCTACGCGGTGCCTGCGTTTATCTCGATCCTGATCTTCAAAGGGTTATTCAACCAGAGTTTTGGCGAGATCAACGTGATGCTAAAGGCGCTGTTTGGTTTGCAACCGGCGTGGTTCAGCGATCCTTTACTGGCGCGATCGATGCTGGTGATCGTTAACACCTGGCTGGGCTACCCCTACATGATGATTCTGTGCATGGGGTTACTGAAAGCGATCCCTGATGATCTTTATGAAGCCTCCGCGATGGACGGTGCCGGGCCGTTGCAGAACTTCTTTCTCATCACCCTGCCGCTGCTGCTGAAACCGTTGATGCCACTGATGATCGCCAGCTTCGCCTTTAATTTTAATAACTTTGTGCTGGTACAACTGCTGACCAATGGCGGCCCGGACCGGATTGGCACCACCACCCCGGCGGGCTACACCGACCTGCTGGTGAATTACACCTGGCGTATCGCATTTGAAGGCGGCGGCGGTCAGGACTTTGGTCTGGCAGCGGCGATTGCCACCCTAATCTTCCTGCTGGTGGGTGCGCTGGCGGTGATCAACCTGAAAGCTGTGCGGATGAAATTCGACTAA
- a CDS encoding ABC transporter substrate-binding protein, protein MNSAAVVNDQLTLRVLGTSVTLLEMLRVCAEQDLGIKIEYMLRSVEDAQRIAVMHPESYDLYDQWFHNIDFVWPARAIQPLEIKRLTYWDEVNALAKTGTLQSDGALADGSVPSQRLYVQRDLHLGSQPSDRISMLPLTHNADSFAYHVDRLPAALREEEESWSWLLHPALTGQVALQEDAAMGGLDAALAMQGAGLARFANTGNLTLEEIDTLAQELTRLNRQGHFAAFWASQEQACDLIENRQVEVQSLWAPIYFRHHFHQRGYKMAHPREGYRAWYGGMSLSRCATGRIKDAAYAYLNWWQSGWPGAVMARQGYYISNPQRSKAHLSAAEWDFWYGGKPAAEMLYDAWGAPLIPQGESRDGGSYEQRMSHIAVWNSVMDEHNYLTRRWQDFLRS, encoded by the coding sequence ATGAATTCTGCGGCAGTGGTCAATGACCAGCTGACCTTACGCGTGCTCGGAACCTCCGTCACGTTGCTGGAGATGCTGCGCGTGTGCGCGGAGCAGGATCTCGGCATTAAAATCGAATATATGTTGCGTAGCGTGGAAGATGCGCAGCGAATCGCCGTCATGCATCCCGAAAGTTACGATCTCTACGATCAATGGTTCCACAATATCGATTTCGTCTGGCCAGCGCGTGCCATTCAGCCGCTGGAGATTAAGCGGCTGACCTACTGGGACGAAGTCAATGCGCTAGCCAAGACCGGCACGCTGCAAAGTGATGGCGCACTGGCCGATGGCAGCGTGCCCTCTCAGCGGTTGTATGTGCAGCGTGATTTGCATCTCGGCAGCCAGCCGAGCGACCGTATCAGTATGCTGCCGCTGACGCATAACGCCGATAGCTTTGCTTATCACGTCGATCGTCTGCCCGCCGCGTTGCGCGAAGAGGAAGAGAGCTGGAGCTGGTTATTGCATCCGGCACTTACCGGCCAGGTGGCGTTGCAGGAAGATGCCGCCATGGGTGGGCTGGATGCCGCGCTGGCGATGCAGGGGGCTGGACTGGCGCGTTTCGCCAACACCGGCAATCTGACGCTGGAAGAAATTGATACCCTCGCCCAGGAGCTGACGCGTCTGAATCGGCAGGGCCATTTTGCGGCGTTCTGGGCCAGTCAGGAGCAGGCGTGCGATTTAATTGAAAATCGCCAGGTGGAAGTACAAAGCCTGTGGGCACCGATCTACTTTCGTCATCATTTCCATCAGCGTGGCTATAAAATGGCGCATCCGCGTGAAGGCTATCGCGCCTGGTATGGCGGCATGTCGCTGTCTCGTTGCGCCACCGGCAGAATTAAAGATGCCGCTTACGCGTATCTTAACTGGTGGCAATCCGGCTGGCCGGGGGCAGTGATGGCGCGTCAGGGGTATTACATCTCCAATCCACAGCGCAGCAAGGCGCATCTCTCTGCGGCCGAGTGGGATTTCTGGTATGGCGGCAAACCTGCTGCGGAAATGTTGTATGACGCCTGGGGTGCTCCGCTGATTCCACAGGGAGAAAGTCGCGATGGTGGCAGTTATGAACAGCGGATGAGCCATATCGCCGTGTGGAACTCGGTGATGGATGAGCACAATTATCTGACGCGTCGCTGGCAGGATTTTTTGCGTTCGTGA
- a CDS encoding CobW family GTP-binding protein produces the protein MQYEEKLPLHVLSGFLGSGKTTLLKGWLAQQDLNDIALLVNEFGEVGIDHHLLNEVAPDTVLLPSGCVCCQIRGELKTALIDLYERRARGQLPPFKQVILETTGLADPAPILSTLLHDRQLQHHFTQGTLVTLVDAEHATMQADTQPEWLAQVSAADKLLLSKGDRVTKEARTDMLAWLRQLNPLAQLNENEEAMRDPLSLFSQTVTSGSRQQRFRWLGACASDGVTLTPIAHSTSHPVTQTCVITLHQTINWPAFAIWLSMLLHCHGRTVLRMKGILRVSDSSAPVVIHGVQHTLHPPVHLADWPGELESSKLVFILRGLEADRLQQAFRRYLQAFEEP, from the coding sequence ATGCAATACGAAGAGAAGTTACCCCTGCATGTACTCAGCGGTTTTCTCGGCAGTGGCAAAACCACGCTGCTGAAAGGCTGGCTGGCACAGCAGGATTTGAATGATATTGCGCTGCTGGTGAATGAGTTTGGCGAAGTGGGCATTGATCACCATTTGCTGAATGAAGTCGCGCCCGACACCGTGTTGCTGCCCAGCGGCTGCGTCTGCTGCCAGATTCGTGGTGAACTCAAAACCGCGCTGATCGATCTCTATGAACGTCGCGCCCGTGGGCAGCTCCCGCCGTTCAAACAGGTGATTCTGGAAACCACCGGACTGGCCGATCCTGCACCGATTCTGTCAACGCTGCTGCATGATCGTCAGCTGCAACATCATTTCACCCAGGGAACGCTGGTCACGCTGGTAGATGCGGAACACGCGACTATGCAGGCGGATACCCAGCCCGAATGGCTGGCTCAGGTCAGCGCGGCAGATAAGCTGTTGCTGAGTAAAGGTGACAGGGTAACGAAAGAGGCACGCACAGACATGCTGGCCTGGCTACGCCAGCTCAACCCACTGGCCCAACTGAACGAGAACGAAGAGGCAATGCGCGATCCGCTCAGCCTGTTTAGTCAGACAGTTACCAGCGGGTCACGGCAGCAACGCTTCCGCTGGCTGGGCGCTTGTGCCAGTGACGGTGTCACGTTAACCCCTATTGCGCACAGCACTTCACATCCGGTTACGCAAACCTGCGTGATCACCCTGCACCAGACGATAAACTGGCCAGCGTTTGCTATCTGGCTGTCAATGCTATTACATTGCCATGGCCGTACGGTGTTGCGCATGAAAGGTATATTACGCGTGAGCGACAGCAGCGCGCCTGTCGTGATTCATGGCGTGCAGCATACGCTGCATCCGCCGGTACATCTGGCTGACTGGCCCGGCGAACTTGAGAGTTCAAAACTGGTATTTATTTTGCGCGGTCTGGAGGCCGATCGTCTGCAACAGGCGTTCAGGCGCTACCTGCAGGCGTTTGAGGAGCCATAA
- a CDS encoding maltoporin has product MLTLRKLPLAVAIAAGTLSAPSMAVDFTGYARSGIGWTGSGGEQQCFQATGAQSKYRLGNECETYAELKLGQEVWKEGDKSFYFDTNVAYSVSQQNDWEATSPAFREANVKGKNLIDALPGATMWAGKRFYQRHDVHMIDFYYWDISGPGAGLEDVDLGFGKLSFAATRSSESGGSYAFSSDQTRDYATATANDVFDVRLAGLQTNPNGVLELGVDYGRANERDGYHLEDGASRDGWMFTAEHTQSMLKGYNKFVLQYATDAMTSQGKGIPQGTNINNNGNMYRILDHGAISLADDWDLMYVAMYQNIDLDNDRGTEWYTVGVRPMYKWTPIMSTLLEVGYDNVKSQQAKERNGQYKITLAQQWQAGDSIWSRPALRLFATYAKWDEKWGYTKDSSGDLTSFASADSTGNGILTNSRGNNDEWTFGAQMEIWW; this is encoded by the coding sequence ATGTTAACTCTGCGCAAACTTCCCCTCGCGGTTGCCATCGCGGCGGGTACGCTTTCAGCCCCGTCTATGGCGGTCGATTTTACCGGCTATGCCCGTTCCGGCATCGGCTGGACCGGCAGTGGCGGTGAACAACAATGTTTTCAGGCAACCGGTGCGCAAAGCAAATACCGTCTGGGAAACGAATGCGAAACCTATGCTGAGCTGAAACTGGGCCAGGAAGTGTGGAAGGAGGGCGATAAGAGCTTCTACTTCGATACTAACGTGGCTTACTCGGTTTCTCAGCAGAACGACTGGGAAGCGACTTCCCCGGCTTTCCGTGAAGCCAACGTCAAAGGTAAAAACCTGATTGATGCCCTGCCAGGCGCCACCATGTGGGCCGGTAAACGCTTCTATCAGCGCCATGACGTGCATATGATCGACTTCTACTACTGGGATATCTCGGGTCCTGGTGCCGGTCTGGAAGATGTTGACCTCGGTTTCGGTAAACTCTCTTTCGCCGCGACCCGCTCATCAGAATCAGGGGGTTCTTACGCCTTCTCCAGCGATCAGACGCGTGATTACGCCACCGCCACCGCTAATGACGTATTCGATGTGCGTCTTGCTGGCCTGCAAACCAACCCGAATGGGGTGCTGGAGTTAGGTGTCGATTACGGTCGTGCCAACGAACGTGATGGCTACCATCTGGAAGACGGTGCATCCCGAGATGGCTGGATGTTCACCGCCGAACACACGCAAAGCATGCTGAAAGGCTACAACAAATTTGTGCTGCAATATGCCACCGACGCGATGACTTCACAGGGCAAAGGCATTCCGCAAGGCACCAACATCAATAACAACGGCAACATGTACCGCATTCTTGACCACGGGGCGATCTCGCTGGCAGATGACTGGGACCTGATGTACGTCGCCATGTATCAGAACATCGACCTCGACAATGATCGTGGTACCGAGTGGTACACCGTCGGTGTGCGCCCGATGTACAAATGGACGCCGATCATGAGCACCCTGCTGGAAGTGGGCTACGACAACGTCAAATCTCAGCAGGCGAAAGAGCGCAACGGCCAGTACAAAATCACCCTTGCCCAGCAGTGGCAGGCTGGCGACAGCATCTGGTCACGCCCGGCATTGCGTCTGTTCGCTACTTACGCCAAATGGGATGAGAAATGGGGCTACACCAAAGATTCCTCCGGTGATCTGACCTCATTTGCCTCTGCCGATAGTACCGGCAACGGCATCTTAACCAACAGTCGTGGTAACAACGACGAGTGGACGTTTGGTGCACAGATGGAGATCTGGTGGTAA